The Osmia lignaria lignaria isolate PbOS001 chromosome 1, iyOsmLign1, whole genome shotgun sequence nucleotide sequence AAATCGGGAGGAAAAGAAATTACGGTAAACAGAATTTTATCGTGTACACGATAAACATCCTAATTACAAAACAAAACAtggttataaaaaatattttgtttttccaGTATGTCAAAAAGTTTTTATCAATTGTCCAAAGATCACGTGCGATTGAAAAGCTGGGAGAGTAGGAATTCTCTACCGGAAATTTCAAGACCTACCGGAAGTGTGGGGTTACCGCCAAACGTGGTGTTCGAACCAAAGGAGTCGGAACCATTCACGTTGCAAAGTGTTTGCACTACGAAGCCTTTGAAATCAAATTTGAAGGAGGAACATAATTGTAAAGATACAGGTTACACATCCATATCTTCaccttcttgttttttttttttttttttttttttcattttaattaattatcctcaaaaatatcattgaatcaTTTTATTGTTTCAGATTCTAGCGCAGATAAGACCGATTCGAACTTATTGTCGCACGGTCCAATGGCGGAGTGTTTCGAAAAATTATCCAACGATACTTCAGTTGCTAAGAATTTGGACAAGGAAGAATCACCGAGAAAGACCCGTCTGATATTCAAGTCGAACGCGACGCAAACGTTAATCTCTCCATCGTCTCGCAGAACAAAAAGGTCTCATCATAAAGAAGAAGAATTGCACGTATTAGCTTTGTCGGAAGCGCAGATGAAGGTCGACATCGCTGCCATGTTAAAAGAGGAGGCCAGGATTAAATTGGAAGAGGCTCACTATCGTAAAGAGGAGGCTAGACTGAGAATGCTCCTTTTTACCTACAAATTAGATAGGATAAAGGAGGATTGATACGAGAATAAACTATAATGAAATGCACCTTACAAGgatagaagaaaatgaagaacggTTTAACTAGAAATAAACCGACCGGATACACTGAATACTTTCTGTTCTATCCGTTTATTAATCATTCTCCCTACCTACAATTCAAACGAAaccgtaataaataaaaactcGTAATGCTAACTATTTACGATACTTGCTAATGATAGATTCAAAACGCGAACGGAGAGACTGAATTCGTTCTGATTCTCCtaggtattttatattttgcctTCTACGGACATAGAAagtattcttttttcattgtgaTTGCTTAGAAATCAAAGGAATACACAGTTTCAAGAACATCAACCCGTTGCAATTGGATCTCTCTGATTTTGTCGACACAGAGCGACGAATTAATAGAGTTTCATTTGATCCCATTGTAACTTGCAAGCTTTTAAAGAATAAAAGTAGACCTTGTAAATACGAAATATTATGCGACATTAATAAACCATTAGTTATAAACAAAATTGTTggtattattatcaaataaaatttcaatgatcAATTGTCATGGCAGTTGTAGCTGGCAGTGGTCAGAGAACTTGACTAGCAATTATTGAAGGAAAAGAACAAACAGAAGATGAAGCTTCTAAGTATGCaaatattaatagaaaaaaagatgTAAAGTATCTATGAGATCGAACGTTACCTGAAAGATGCCTGAAATGAAACTTTAATATTGCCATGAAAATCAGtcgatttttatatatttctttttgtatgTTTTCAGGATTCTCATTGTTCTTCACATGAGACGGAAATTATCATCAAGCACGGGTTTCGGCGATGAACAATGAGCAACCTCAAATAATGATGGATCAGTATAAATTGGTTCACTTGGATCGAAGCCGGTTCTTCTGCTGGATGATAAACCTACAGCACCTTCCAGAGCGGTGGACGAGGAACTCACGCGTTGGTTAATCACATTGCTCATCGATCGGGAAATTGATCTGCACATTAAATTAATCTAGGTAATAAATTGTACGTAAATTATTTTCGCAAtgaaagaagaatttttaacgtttcaacatttttctcAATCAAAAATATTACGTCATTCTTATCACAAGATGAAACAGTTTGGATTTCTTAAGTTACGTACGTAGATTGAAATGGTTTTTGAAGCCCAGTTCTTAAGAAGGAGAAATTATTCGCTCGACTGCTGTAAGCATCGTCCGAATGACTGCTGCGATTGCATGCTTTATCAACTCTACGATTCTTCGTGATCACTGAGTAAGCGTATTTCCTGAAACAGTTTATATGAATCGAATTACCTGCACGAACACGAGCGAATCTCGTGCATCGTCCAAGTTGTATACCTGTAGATCAGCATCGATAACAATACCACGGAAGCAAGGAGCACCACGAGTACTGCCACTGCTGTTACAAGTCCGTAATACTCATTCGGTGTTATGCAAACGTTCTCCATAATGGTAGTTTGCCTTTCGACCATCGTTTCTTCGTCGATGTCCATTCTTGAGTCAAGTACCTGTGATAAATAATTGATCTGGTTGCATAGCTACCTTATAGATAACTTACAGGTGCCTTAGCTTTATTTAGTCAATAACGTTGCATCGCATTTACCTCGATCATTTCTCTCACgtgttcttcttcctcctcttcctcttcctcctcctcctcctcctcctcttcgttGTTATCTTCTTCAACGACGGTGGAATTAGCTACCGTGGACGTGTCATTACCAATAGCCTCTGTTATCGtgcttatttcattttcttcagcAATCGTGTCATTCTGAGACACGTCTCTTCGTCTTCTTCCAAAGGACGGTTCGCTTCTTCCGGTACCACCTGAGCAATACGCTGGCTGACAACCGTCTCGACAGGTTCTCACCGTCGCTTCGAACACTAAGAAATTAGATTCGGGGATTTTGAAAGCGTTGAATCGTGCCTCCAGGCTGTCTCCGTCGCGTAGACGATCCAGTCCCGGAAACACGTAATTGTCTACCGGGCATCTGTACAAGAAAATCCAATcagtattattataattagatCGTGTAAAAATATCTTTACGGTGTTTACCCATATCTGTCTATAAGTTGGACACTTCTTCCGGAATAAGGATCTCTGGCTATGACGTTGGTGGCAAAAATATCAGTCACATAATTGTATCTGTCAAAGACACGAAGAACATTTTAGTTAAGAATTTGTGATTTGATATATAATGTTACTTACCCATCCTGAGCTTCAAGCCTAAAAGTAAGTGGATCACCAACAGCAATGGTTGTTGTAGGTCTACCCTGATAGAGGATCAGCAAACGTACTCTGGAGCTTAGGGTGTTTTCTGCTGGTAGATATTCGATGGGGATTGGAGACCCTGATCTACACAATACAAATGTCTATTAATGTCTATTCAAAATACTATATTAATGTCCTGTTTCACATCTGAATATCGTGGATTCTGTTACGGGTGAAACAAGACAAGAACTGGAGGGTCGAACTGATACTACGTTAAAATAAGTTCATCGAGGATGCTTGCACCAGGTTCTATGCAAACGAatgttatatatgtatattgcattTTGTACTCGATGCTACACTGAATCGTTTAATTAAGTGTACCAGGTGCAAGGCACGGTCTCTCAATCGATATGACCTGGCATACCCGGCACCGATGTAGCCGGATGTGACGACAGCTTCGCCAGGGCCTCGAAACAGACAGGTCAGATTGAAGCGTTTGTCTCTTCCTGTTTGCACGTAGTCGGAGAACTGTACCACCACGATGTTCGTCATCGTATCACCATACTGCAATCGTTCATCAAGAATAATTATAGACACTCAATGGATAATGAATGTTCTTTGCgtgaaattttttatacatcCGGTTAATCAATATCTGAGCAAACAGGGACAAGTTCCTTACTCTTTGAGTGCCGCATTCAGGATAACCCTGAGGACCACTGATTCGAAGCACGTTTACCGTTCCTCCGTTTCCACGGAAGAAGCATCGATCGTAATAGCCGTACGTGTAAATCCGGCCAATGAATCCTTCCGGCGTCCTTAAAGTAAATTCCATTCCGTCTTCGCTACAGACTTGACTCACTAGAATGACCAGAAACATAATGATTCTTAGGAACCGGAGCTGAAGTGCCAGCAATTCTCAATGAAAACATGCAAGTGTATTATTTGACatcgatgaaattaattaaacggaTGTATacaacaaaaagtaaaaaaaaaaaagtatcaagGAAAGAAGAGACCGTTTATTTCTTCAACTCGAGTCCAACTGACAATGTCTATACAATCATTCTGAACCATTAAGTATCAGTAAGTACGACGAGGACCGGCTGCGTAAAAATTTCTCCATGTCATCCACGTAGCTGGCATCCAAGGACGATTACGACGCTTACCGTCGAGACACTCCGCGTCGGCTCCTTGTCTGCCGTTGTTCCGTTCATAGAAATCATAGTCAGACCCAGTATCATAGTACACAGGGTTGCCCATGTCCATGTCCCTGGAATCACGGTCACTCAACTCGCAATTGTCCCTTTCAGCCCCGTAAGGAGCAGCGTACGGACGATAGTTGAACGACCTGCAGACGAAGTCCCTGGCGTCAGCGCACTCCCTCTCGCACTGGGCCAACGACGAAGCTGTTGTGTATCGTCTGACGAATGGTTTCCGTACTCTGGTGTGAGGTCCAACTTGTCGGAAGTTGTCCTGTTCGTCGCATCTGGAGACCAGAGGTGGTCGACCGATGATGGGTCCACCACTGGTTCCGAAAGGTCGGGAATTGTAGACTCCACCTTCGCCTATGTAACCCCCACCGATTATTCCACCATCGTTACTGTAACCACCGTAACCTAAGGGTCGCGTTGGTCCTGCTACTCCATAGTGGTTGCGGTCCGGATGAGGCTGGGGACCATAGACGTCGTCCGCGGGGTAGTTTGCTGGATAACTACCACCGTGAGACGATGGGGGATAGCTGAGAATATAAGGGAGGATTTCATTTCATCCCTCAATCAGGAAAAACTTTCACCGACTTACCGACTGGGATAAAGATCCTTCTCCGGATACCTTTCGCTGATGGGATACCGGTCGACGTGAGGTCTAACACCCCCTGCGCCGGAAGGATATCTCTCCAAAGGATCATCGGAAATAGGATACCGGTCAATGGCATTAGGGTATCGATCGGCGTCGTTGGGATAACGACTTGGAGATATTGGGTACCGACCACCAACGGCCGTAGGATAACGAGTGTTTGTGGGATACCTGTCTACCGCGGGGTCAGGAATGGGATACCGATCAGGTTGAATAGGACGACGATCGCCACCTCTAACAGGGAAACGGTCAGCAACTGGATATCTGTCTGAACTTGGATATCTGTCAGCAATTGGATAACGATCACTAATAGGATATCGGTCTATAGGTTCAGGGAAAGTATCTGCCCCTCCTGCGATTGGATATTGTCCGCTTATGTGATATCTGTCTGGATACTTATCTGGATATTTGTCTGGATACTTATCTGGATATCTATCTGCTGGATAACGATCTGGATACTTGTCTGGATATCTATCTGCTGGATAACGATCTGGATACTTGTCTGGATATCTATCTGCTGGATAACGATCTGGGTATTTGTCTGGATATCTGTCTGTTGGATAACGATCTGGATACTTGTCTGGATATCTATCTGCTGGATAACGATCTGGGTATTTGTCTGGATATCTATCTGCTGGATAACGATCTGGATATTTGTCTGGATATCTATCTGCTGGATAACGGTCTGCTGGATATTTATCCGGGTATCGGTCTGGATATCTATCAGGATAGCGATCTGGATAACGGTCCGGGTGACGATCTGGGTGACGGTCTGGATAACGATCCGGTTTAACGCTACTGC carries:
- the LOC117606294 gene encoding uncharacterized protein LOC117606294 isoform X2, whose translation is MASSSMKSTRKTYSFEEREILITLINKYEDIEDKRSDPISMYKRKSAWSQLANEYNSMVGPQGMRSAVQLRRCWENMKACKRNREEKKLRMSKSFYQLSKDHVRLKSWESRNSLPEISRPTGSVGLPPNVVFEPKESEPFTLQSVCTTKPLKSNLKEEHNCKDTDSSADKTDSNLLSHGPMAECFEKLSNDTSVAKNLDKEESPRKTRLIFKSNATQTLISPSSRRTKRSHHKEEELHVLALSEAQMKVDIAAMLKEEARIKLEEAHYRKEEARLRMLLFTYKLDRIKED
- the nompA gene encoding no mechanoreceptor potential A isoform X1, whose protein sequence is MKMKKTNISNLLQSISLLATLRVVVNGQTTCNGGLGRVVYERLPDQQLQGFDDDVVRDSAPPFRVLEKCQELCLRDRTATNNLVRACTSFDFQPGSRIASFSGAAEYEESTCYLTREQAQPEGIGNLMLVPNSVHFTEVCLGSDRIERECPNRRYVFERHPRKKLKLPLTDIKEVSAANRTDCEDRCLNEFSFICRSATYDTALRSCALSRFTRRTHPELLEDDPNSDYLENTCLNAERRCDGLTVFVKEENKRLRGPFEVDIYTNLTLDECQALCLRAEKYFCRSVEFDEQTRQCIISEEDSVSQKDDIGISSSPSHHFYDLVCLDNHPSIARGSEYPDSSSSSHLFSDGRRPDTAFQRYRNSRLSGEFHSEITGRSLSECLDECLRQTSFQCRSAVYSEHYHTCRLSRFNQRDGHRIIYDADYDYYENLMHQYLDGDRDNPGYRPDPLGQDTNFGRPSLGRPGYPDDYDKGYSSSVKPDRYPDRHPDRHPDRYPDRYPDRYPDRYPDKYPADRYPADRYPDKYPDRYPADRYPDKYPDRYPADRYPDKYPDRYPTDRYPDKYPDRYPADRYPDKYPDRYPADRYPDKYPDRYPADRYPDKYPDKYPDKYPDRYHISGQYPIAGGADTFPEPIDRYPISDRYPIADRYPSSDRYPVADRFPVRGGDRRPIQPDRYPIPDPAVDRYPTNTRYPTAVGGRYPISPSRYPNDADRYPNAIDRYPISDDPLERYPSGAGGVRPHVDRYPISERYPEKDLYPSRYPPSSHGGSYPANYPADDVYGPQPHPDRNHYGVAGPTRPLGYGGYSNDGGIIGGGYIGEGGVYNSRPFGTSGGPIIGRPPLVSRCDEQDNFRQVGPHTRVRKPFVRRYTTASSLAQCERECADARDFVCRSFNYRPYAAPYGAERDNCELSDRDSRDMDMGNPVYYDTGSDYDFYERNNGRQGADAECLDVSQVCSEDGMEFTLRTPEGFIGRIYTYGYYDRCFFRGNGGTVNVLRISGPQGYPECGTQRYGDTMTNIVVVQFSDYVQTGRDKRFNLTCLFRGPGEAVVTSGYIGAGYARSGSPIPIEYLPAENTLSSRVRLLILYQGRPTTTIAVGDPLTFRLEAQDGYNYVTDIFATNVIARDPYSGRSVQLIDRYGCPVDNYVFPGLDRLRDGDSLEARFNAFKIPESNFLVFEATVRTCRDGCQPAYCSGGTGRSEPSFGRRRRDVSQNDTIAEENEISTITEAIGNDTSTVANSTVVEEDNNEEEEEEEEEEEEEEEEHVREMIEVLDSRMDIDEETMVERQTTIMENVCITPNEYYGLVTAVAVLVVLLASVVLLSMLIYRKYAYSVITKNRRVDKACNRSSHSDDAYSSRANNFSFLRTGLQKPFQSTSISRSMSNVINQRVSSSSTALEGAVGLSSSRRTGFDPSEPIYTDPSLFEVAHCSSPKPVLDDNFRLM
- the nompA gene encoding no mechanoreceptor potential A isoform X4, with product MKMKKTNISNLLQSISLLATLRVVVNGQTTCNGGLGRVVYERLPDQQLQGFDDDVVRDSAPPFRVLEKCQELCLRDRTATNNLVRACTSFDFQPGSRIASFSGAAEYEESTCYLTREQAQPEGIGNLMLVPNSVHFTEVCLGSDRIERECPNRRYVFERHPRKKLKLPLTDIKEVSAANRTDCEDRCLNEFSFICRSATYDTALRSCALSRFTRRTHPELLEDDPNSDYLENTCLNAERRCDGLTVFVKEENKRLRGPFEVDIYTNLTLDECQALCLRAEKYFCRSVEFDEQTRQCIISEEDSVSQKDDIGISSSPSHHFYDLVCLDNHPSIARGSEYPDSSSSSHLFSDGRRPDTAFQRYRNSRLSGEFHSEITGRSLSECLDECLRQTSFQCRSAVYSEHYHTCRLSRFNQRDGHRIIYDADYDYYENLMHQYLDGDRDNPGYRPDPLGQDTNFGRPSLGRPGYPDDYDKGYSSSVKPDRYPDRHPDRHPDRYPDRYPDRYPDRYPDKYPADRYPADRYPDKYPDRYPADRYPDKYPDRYPADRYPDKYPDRYPTDRYPDKYPDRYPADRYPDKYPDRYPADRYPDKYPDRYPADRYPDKYPDKYPDKYPDRYHISGQYPIAGGADTFPEPIDRYPISDRYPIADRYPSSDRYPVADRFPVRGGDRRPIQPDRYPIPDPAVDRYPTNTRYPTAVGGRYPISPSRYPNDADRYPNAIDRYPISDDPLERYPSGAGGVRPHVDRYPISERYPEKDLYPSRYPANYPADDVYGPQPHPDRNHYGVAGPTRPLGYGGYSNDGGIIGGGYIGEGGVYNSRPFGTSGGPIIGRPPLVSRCDEQDNFRQVGPHTRVRKPFVRRYTTASSLAQCERECADARDFVCRSFNYRPYAAPYGAERDNCELSDRDSRDMDMGNPVYYDTGSDYDFYERNNGRQGADAECLDVSQVCSEDGMEFTLRTPEGFIGRIYTYGYYDRCFFRGNGGTVNVLRISGPQGYPECGTQRYGDTMTNIVVVQFSDYVQTGRDKRFNLTCLFRGPGEAVVTSGYIGAGYARSGSPIPIEYLPAENTLSSRVRLLILYQGRPTTTIAVGDPLTFRLEAQDGYNYVTDIFATNVIARDPYSGRSVQLIDRYGCPVDNYVFPGLDRLRDGDSLEARFNAFKIPESNFLVFEATVRTCRDGCQPAYCSGGTGRSEPSFGRRRRDVSQNDTIAEENEISTITEAIGNDTSTVANSTVVEEDNNEEEEEEEEEEEEEEEEHVREMIEVLDSRMDIDEETMVERQTTIMENVCITPNEYYGLVTAVAVLVVLLASVVLLSMLIYRKYAYSVITKNRRVDKACNRSSHSDDAYSSRANNFSFLRTGLQKPFQSTSISRSMSNVINQRVSSSSTALEGAVGLSSSRRTGFDPSEPIYTDPSLFEVAHCSSPKPVLDDNFRLM
- the nompA gene encoding no mechanoreceptor potential A isoform X5, which gives rise to MKMKKTNISNLLQSISLLATLRVVVNGQTTCNGGLGRVVYERLPDQQLQGFDDDVVRDSAPPFRVLEKCQELCLRDRTATNNLVRACTSFDFQPGSRIASFSGAAEYEESTCYLTREQAQPEGIGNLMLVPNSVHFTEVCLGSDRIERECPNRRYVFERHPRKKLKLPLTDIKEVSAANRTDCEDRCLNEFSFICRSATYDTALRSCALSRFTRRTHPELLEDDPNSDYLENTCLNAERRCDGLTVFVKEENKRLRGPFEVDIYTNLTLDECQALCLRAEKYFCRSVEFDEQTRQCIISEEDSVSQKDDIGISSSPSHHFYDLVCLDNPRGSEYPDSSSSSHLFSDGRRPDTAFQRYRNSRLSGEFHSEITGRSLSECLDECLRQTSFQCRSAVYSEHYHTCRLSRFNQRDGHRIIYDADYDYYENLMHQYLDGDRDNPGYRPDPLGQDTNFGRPSLGRPGYPDDYDKGYSSSVKPDRYPDRHPDRHPDRYPDRYPDRYPDRYPDKYPADRYPADRYPDKYPDRYPADRYPDKYPDRYPADRYPDKYPDRYPTDRYPDKYPDRYPADRYPDKYPDRYPADRYPDKYPDRYPADRYPDKYPDKYPDKYPDRYHISGQYPIAGGADTFPEPIDRYPISDRYPIADRYPSSDRYPVADRFPVRGGDRRPIQPDRYPIPDPAVDRYPTNTRYPTAVGGRYPISPSRYPNDADRYPNAIDRYPISDDPLERYPSGAGGVRPHVDRYPISERYPEKDLYPSRYPANYPADDVYGPQPHPDRNHYGVAGPTRPLGYGGYSNDGGIIGGGYIGEGGVYNSRPFGTSGGPIIGRPPLVSRCDEQDNFRQVGPHTRVRKPFVRRYTTASSLAQCERECADARDFVCRSFNYRPYAAPYGAERDNCELSDRDSRDMDMGNPVYYDTGSDYDFYERNNGRQGADAECLDVSQVCSEDGMEFTLRTPEGFIGRIYTYGYYDRCFFRGNGGTVNVLRISGPQGYPECGTQRYGDTMTNIVVVQFSDYVQTGRDKRFNLTCLFRGPGEAVVTSGYIGAGYARSGSPIPIEYLPAENTLSSRVRLLILYQGRPTTTIAVGDPLTFRLEAQDGYNYVTDIFATNVIARDPYSGRSVQLIDRYGCPVDNYVFPGLDRLRDGDSLEARFNAFKIPESNFLVFEATVRTCRDGCQPAYCSGGTGRSEPSFGRRRRDVSQNDTIAEENEISTITEAIGNDTSTVANSTVVEEDNNEEEEEEEEEEEEEEEEHVREMIEVLDSRMDIDEETMVERQTTIMENVCITPNEYYGLVTAVAVLVVLLASVVLLSMLIYRKYAYSVITKNRRVDKACNRSSHSDDAYSSRANNFSFLRTGLQKPFQSTSISRSMSNVINQRVSSSSTALEGAVGLSSSRRTGFDPSEPIYTDPSLFEVAHCSSPKPVLDDNFRLM
- the nompA gene encoding no mechanoreceptor potential A isoform X2, producing MKMKKTNISNLLQSISLLATLRVVVNGQTTCNGGLGRVVYERLPDQQLQGFDDDVVRDSAPPFRVLEKCQELCLRDRTATNNLVRACTSFDFQPGSRIASFSGAAEYEESTCYLTREQAQPEGIGNLMLVPNSVHFTEVCLGSDRIERECPNRRYVFERHPRKKLKLPLTDIKEVSAANRTDCEDRCLNEFSFICRSATYDTALRSCALSRFTRRTHPELLEDDPNSDYLENTCLNAERRCDGLTVFVKEENKRLRGPFEVDIYTNLTLDECQALCLRAEKYFCRSVEFDEQTRQCIISEEDSVSQKDDIGISSSPSHHFYDLVCLDNHPSIARGSEYPDSSSSSHLFSDGRRPDTAFQRYRNSRLSGEFHSEITGRSLSECLDECLRQTSFQCRSAVYSEHYHTCRLSRFNQRDGHRIIYDADYDYYENLMHQYLDGDRDNPGYRPDPLGQDTNFGRPSLGRPGYPDDYDKGYSSSVKPDRYPDRHPDRHPDRYPDRYPDRYPDRYPDKYPADRYPADRYPDKYPDRYPADRYPDKYPDRYPADRYPDKYPDRYPTDRYPDKYPDRYPADRYPDKYPDRYPADRYPDKYPDRYPADRYPDKYPDKYPDKYPDRYHISGQYPIAGGADTFPEPIDRYPISDRYPIADRYPSSDRYPVADRFPVRGGDRRPIQPDRYPIPDPAVDRYPTNTRYPTAVGGRYPISPSRYPNDADRYPNAIDRYPISDDPLERYPSGAGGVRPHVDRYPISERYPEKDLYPSRYPPSSHGGSYPANYPADDVYGPQPHPDRNHYGVAGPTRPLGYGGYSNDGGIIGGGYIGEGGVYNSRPFGTSGGPIIGRPPLVSRCDEQDNFRQVGPHTRVRKPFVRRYTTASSLAQCERECADARDFVCRSFNYRPYAAPYGAERDNCELSDRDSRDMDMGNPVYYDTGSDYDFYERNNGRQGADAECLDVSQVCSEDGMEFTLRTPEGFIGRIYTYGYYDRCFFRGNGGTVNVLRISGPQGYPECGTQRYGDTMTNIVVVQFSDYVQTGRDKRFNLTCLFRGPGEAVVTSGYIGAGSGSPIPIEYLPAENTLSSRVRLLILYQGRPTTTIAVGDPLTFRLEAQDGYNYVTDIFATNVIARDPYSGRSVQLIDRYGCPVDNYVFPGLDRLRDGDSLEARFNAFKIPESNFLVFEATVRTCRDGCQPAYCSGGTGRSEPSFGRRRRDVSQNDTIAEENEISTITEAIGNDTSTVANSTVVEEDNNEEEEEEEEEEEEEEEEHVREMIEVLDSRMDIDEETMVERQTTIMENVCITPNEYYGLVTAVAVLVVLLASVVLLSMLIYRKYAYSVITKNRRVDKACNRSSHSDDAYSSRANNFSFLRTGLQKPFQSTSISRSMSNVINQRVSSSSTALEGAVGLSSSRRTGFDPSEPIYTDPSLFEVAHCSSPKPVLDDNFRLM
- the LOC117606294 gene encoding uncharacterized protein LOC117606294 isoform X1, which translates into the protein MASSSMKSTRKTYSFEEREILITLINKYEDIEDKRSDPISMYKRKSAWSQLANEYNSMVGPQGMRSAVQLRRCWENMKACKRNREEKKLRMSKSFYQLSKDHVRLKSWESRNSLPEISRPTGSVGLPPNVVFEPKESEPFTLQSVCTTKPLKSNLKEEHNYSSADKTDSNLLSHGPMAECFEKLSNDTSVAKNLDKEESPRKTRLIFKSNATQTLISPSSRRTKRSHHKEEELHVLALSEAQMKVDIAAMLKEEARIKLEEAHYRKEEARLRMLLFTYKLDRIKED
- the nompA gene encoding no mechanoreceptor potential A isoform X3 yields the protein MKMKKTNISNLLQSISLLATLRVVVNGQTTCNGGLGRVVYERLPDQQLQGFDDDVVRDSAPPFRVLEKCQELCLRDRTATNNLVRACTSFDFQPGSRIASFSGAAEYEESTCYLTREQAQPEGIGNLMLVPNSVHFTEVCLGSDRIERECPNRRYVFERHPRKKLKLPLTDIKEVSAANRTDCEDRCLNEFSFICRSATYDTALRSCALSRFTRRTHPELLEDDPNSDYLENTCLNAERRCDGLTVFVKEENKRLRGPFEVDIYTNLTLDECQALCLRAEKYFCRSVEFDEQTRQCIISEEDSVSQKDDIGISSSPSHHFYDLVCLDNPRGSEYPDSSSSSHLFSDGRRPDTAFQRYRNSRLSGEFHSEITGRSLSECLDECLRQTSFQCRSAVYSEHYHTCRLSRFNQRDGHRIIYDADYDYYENLMHQYLDGDRDNPGYRPDPLGQDTNFGRPSLGRPGYPDDYDKGYSSSVKPDRYPDRHPDRHPDRYPDRYPDRYPDRYPDKYPADRYPADRYPDKYPDRYPADRYPDKYPDRYPADRYPDKYPDRYPTDRYPDKYPDRYPADRYPDKYPDRYPADRYPDKYPDRYPADRYPDKYPDKYPDKYPDRYHISGQYPIAGGADTFPEPIDRYPISDRYPIADRYPSSDRYPVADRFPVRGGDRRPIQPDRYPIPDPAVDRYPTNTRYPTAVGGRYPISPSRYPNDADRYPNAIDRYPISDDPLERYPSGAGGVRPHVDRYPISERYPEKDLYPSRYPPSSHGGSYPANYPADDVYGPQPHPDRNHYGVAGPTRPLGYGGYSNDGGIIGGGYIGEGGVYNSRPFGTSGGPIIGRPPLVSRCDEQDNFRQVGPHTRVRKPFVRRYTTASSLAQCERECADARDFVCRSFNYRPYAAPYGAERDNCELSDRDSRDMDMGNPVYYDTGSDYDFYERNNGRQGADAECLDVSQVCSEDGMEFTLRTPEGFIGRIYTYGYYDRCFFRGNGGTVNVLRISGPQGYPECGTQRYGDTMTNIVVVQFSDYVQTGRDKRFNLTCLFRGPGEAVVTSGYIGAGYARSGSPIPIEYLPAENTLSSRVRLLILYQGRPTTTIAVGDPLTFRLEAQDGYNYVTDIFATNVIARDPYSGRSVQLIDRYGCPVDNYVFPGLDRLRDGDSLEARFNAFKIPESNFLVFEATVRTCRDGCQPAYCSGGTGRSEPSFGRRRRDVSQNDTIAEENEISTITEAIGNDTSTVANSTVVEEDNNEEEEEEEEEEEEEEEEHVREMIEVLDSRMDIDEETMVERQTTIMENVCITPNEYYGLVTAVAVLVVLLASVVLLSMLIYRKYAYSVITKNRRVDKACNRSSHSDDAYSSRANNFSFLRTGLQKPFQSTSISRSMSNVINQRVSSSSTALEGAVGLSSSRRTGFDPSEPIYTDPSLFEVAHCSSPKPVLDDNFRLM
- the nompA gene encoding no mechanoreceptor potential A isoform X6, translated to MKMKKTNISNLLQSISLLATLRVVVNGQTTCNGGLGRVVYERLPDQQLQGFDDDVVRDSAPPFRVLEKCQELCLRDRTATNNLVRACTSFDFQPGSRIASFSGAAEYEESTCYLTREQAQPEGIGNLMLVPNSVHFTEVCLGSDRIERECPNRRYVFERHPRKKLKLPLTDIKEVSAANRTDCEDRCLNEFSFICRSATYDTALRSCALSRFTRRTHPELLEDDPNSDYLENTCLNAERRCDGLTVFVKEENKRLRGPFEVDIYTNLTLDECQALCLRAEKYFCRSVEFDEQTRQCIISEEDSVSQKDDIGISSSPSHHFYDLVCLDNPRGSEYPDSSSSSHLFSDGRRPDTAFQRYRNSRLSGEFHSEITGRSLSECLDECLRQTSFQCRSAVYSEHYHTCRLSRFNQRDGHRIIYDADYDYYENLMHQYLDGDRDNPGYRPDPLGQDTNFGRPSLGRPGYPDDYDKGYSSSVKPDRYPDRHPDRHPDRYPDRYPDRYPDRYPDKYPADRYPADRYPDKYPDRYPADRYPDKYPDRYPADRYPDKYPDRYPTDRYPDKYPDRYPADRYPDKYPDRYPADRYPDKYPDRYPADRYPDKYPDKYPDKYPDRYHISGQYPIAGGADTFPEPIDRYPISDRYPIADRYPSSDRYPVADRFPVRGGDRRPIQPDRYPIPDPAVDRYPTNTRYPTAVGGRYPISPSRYPNDADRYPNAIDRYPISDDPLERYPSGAGGVRPHVDRYPISERYPEKDLYPSRYPPSSHGGSYPANYPADDVYGPQPHPDRNHYGVAGPTRPLGYGGYSNDGGIIGGGYIGEGGVYNSRPFGTSGGPIIGRPPLVSRCDEQDNFRQVGPHTRVRKPFVRRYTTASSLAQCERECADARDFVCRSFNYRPYAAPYGAERDNCELSDRDSRDMDMGNPVYYDTGSDYDFYERNNGRQGADAECLDVSQVCSEDGMEFTLRTPEGFIGRIYTYGYYDRCFFRGNGGTVNVLRISGPQGYPECGTQRYGDTMTNIVVVQFSDYVQTGRDKRFNLTCLFRGPGEAVVTSGYIGAGSGSPIPIEYLPAENTLSSRVRLLILYQGRPTTTIAVGDPLTFRLEAQDGYNYVTDIFATNVIARDPYSGRSVQLIDRYGCPVDNYVFPGLDRLRDGDSLEARFNAFKIPESNFLVFEATVRTCRDGCQPAYCSGGTGRSEPSFGRRRRDVSQNDTIAEENEISTITEAIGNDTSTVANSTVVEEDNNEEEEEEEEEEEEEEEEHVREMIEVLDSRMDIDEETMVERQTTIMENVCITPNEYYGLVTAVAVLVVLLASVVLLSMLIYRKYAYSVITKNRRVDKACNRSSHSDDAYSSRANNFSFLRTGLQKPFQSTSISRSMSNVINQRVSSSSTALEGAVGLSSSRRTGFDPSEPIYTDPSLFEVAHCSSPKPVLDDNFRLM